One window of Homo sapiens chromosome 9 genomic patch of type FIX, GRCh38.p14 PATCHES HG2030_PATCH genomic DNA carries:
- the REXO4 gene encoding RNA exonuclease 4 isoform X1, translating to MDRRAPVPRTKASGTEHNKKGTKERTNGDIVPERGDIEHKKRKAKEAAPAPPTEEDIWFDDVDPADIEAAIGPEAAKIARKQLGQSEGSVSLSLVKEQAFGGLTRALALDCEMVGVGPKGEESMAARVSIVNQYGKCVYDKYVKPTEPVTDYRTAVSGIRPENLKQGEELEVVQKEVAEMLKGRILVGHALHNDLKVLFLDHPKKKIRDTQKYKPFKSQVKSGRPSLRLLSEKILGLQVQQAEHCSIQDAQAAMRLYVMVKKEWESMARDRRPLLTAPDHCSDDA from the exons ATGGACAGGAGGGCGCCAGTACCTCGCACCAAGGCCAGTGGAACAGAGCACAATAAGAAAGGAACCAAGGAAAGGACAAATGGTGATATTGTTCCAGAACGAGGGGACATCGAGCATAAGAAGCGGAAAGCTAAGgaggcagccccagccccacccaccgA GGAAGACATCTGGTTTGACGACGTGGACCCAGCGGATATCGAAGCTGCCATAGGTCCAGAGGCGGCCAAGATAGCGAGGAAACAGTTGGGTCAGAGCGAGGGCAGCGTCAGCCTCAGCCTCGTGAAAGAGCAGGCCTTCGGCGG CCTGACAAGAGCCTTAGCCTTGGACTGTGAGATGGTGGGCGTGGGCCCTAAGGGGGAGGAGAGCATGGCCGCCCGTGTGTCCATCGTGAACCAGTATGGGAAGTGCGTTTATGACAAGTACGTCAAACCAACCGAGCCCGTGACGGACTATAGGACAGCGGTCAGTGGGATTCGGCCTGAGAACCTCAAGCAGG GAGAAGAGCTTGAAGTTGTTCAGAAGGAAGTGGCAGAGATGCTGAAGGGCAGAATTCTAGTGGGGCACGCTCTGCATAATGACCTAAAG gtacTATTTCTTGATCATCCAAAAAAGAAGATTCGggacacacagaaatataaaccTTTCAAGAGTCAAGTAAAG AGTGGAAGGCCGTCTCTGAGACTACTTTCAGAGAAGATCCTTGGGCTCCAGGTCCAGCAGGCGGAGCACTGTTCA ATTCAGGATGCCCAGGCAGCAATGAGGCTGTACGTCATGGTGAAGAAGGAGTGGGAGAGCATGGCCCGAGACAGGCGCCCCCTGCTGACTGCTCCAGACCACTGCAGTGACGACGCCTAG
- the REXO4 gene encoding RNA exonuclease 4 isoform 2 (isoform 2 is encoded by transcript variant 2), which translates to MGKAKVPASKRAPSSPVAKPGPVKTLTRKKNKKKKRFWKSKAREVSKKPASGPGAVVRPPKAPEDFSQNWKALQEVPRWTGGRQYLAPRPVEQSTIRKEPRKGQMVILFQNEGTSSIRSGKLRRQPQPHPPREELEVVQKEVAEMLKGRILVGHALHNDLKVLFLDHPKKKIRDTQKYKPFKSQVKSGRPSLRLLSEKILGLQVQQAEHCSIQDAQAAMRLYVMVKKEWESMARDRRPLLTAPDHCSDDA; encoded by the exons ATGGGGAAGGCGAAGGTCCCCGCCTCCAAGCGCGCCCCGAGCAGCCCCGTGGCTAAGCCGGGTCCTGTCAAGACGCTCACTcggaagaaaaacaagaagaaaaaaaggttttggAAAAGCAAGGCGCGGGAAGTAAGCAAGAAGCCAGCAAGCGGCCCCGGTGCTGTGGTGCGACCTCCAAAGGCACCAGAAGACTTTTCTCAAAACTGGAAGGCGCTGCAAGAG GTTCCAAGATGGACAGGAGGGCGCCAGTACCTCGCACCAAGGCCAGTGGAACAGAGCACAATAAGAAAGGAACCAAGGAAAGGACAAATGGTGATATTGTTCCAGAACGAGGGGACATCGAGCATAAGAAGCGGAAAGCTAAGgaggcagccccagccccacccaccgA GAGAAGAGCTTGAAGTTGTTCAGAAGGAAGTGGCAGAGATGCTGAAGGGCAGAATTCTAGTGGGGCACGCTCTGCATAATGACCTAAAG gtacTATTTCTTGATCATCCAAAAAAGAAGATTCGggacacacagaaatataaaccTTTCAAGAGTCAAGTAAAG AGTGGAAGGCCGTCTCTGAGACTACTTTCAGAGAAGATCCTTGGGCTCCAGGTCCAGCAGGCGGAGCACTGTTCA ATTCAGGATGCCCAGGCAGCAATGAGGCTGTACGTCATGGTGAAGAAGGAGTGGGAGAGCATGGCCCGAGACAGGCGCCCCCTGCTGACTGCTCCAGACCACTGCAGTGACGACGCCTAG
- the REXO4 gene encoding RNA exonuclease 4 isoform X2, with protein sequence MGKAKVPASKRAPSSPVAKPGPVKTLTRKKNKKKKRFWKSKAREVSKKPASGPGAVVRPPKAPEDFSQNWKALQEWLLKQKSQAPEKPLVISQMGSKKKPKIIQQNKKETSPQVKGEEMPAGKDQEASRGSVPSGSKMDRRAPVPRTKASGTEHNKKGTKERTNGDIVPERGDIEHKKRKAKEAAPAPPTEEDIWFDDVDPADIEAAIGPEAAKIARKQLGQSEGSVSLSLVKEQAFGGRRA encoded by the exons ATGGGGAAGGCGAAGGTCCCCGCCTCCAAGCGCGCCCCGAGCAGCCCCGTGGCTAAGCCGGGTCCTGTCAAGACGCTCACTcggaagaaaaacaagaagaaaaaaaggttttggAAAAGCAAGGCGCGGGAAGTAAGCAAGAAGCCAGCAAGCGGCCCCGGTGCTGTGGTGCGACCTCCAAAGGCACCAGAAGACTTTTCTCAAAACTGGAAGGCGCTGCAAGAG TGGCTGCTGAAACAAAAATCTCAGGCCCCAGAAAAGCCTCTTGTCATCTCTCAGATGGGTTCCAAAAAGAAGCCCAAAATTAtccagcaaaacaaaaaagagacctCGCCTCAAGTGAAGGGAGAGGAGATGCCGGCAGGAAAAGACCAGGAGGCCAGCAGGGGCTCTGTTCCTTCAGGTTCCAAGATGGACAGGAGGGCGCCAGTACCTCGCACCAAGGCCAGTGGAACAGAGCACAATAAGAAAGGAACCAAGGAAAGGACAAATGGTGATATTGTTCCAGAACGAGGGGACATCGAGCATAAGAAGCGGAAAGCTAAGgaggcagccccagccccacccaccgA GGAAGACATCTGGTTTGACGACGTGGACCCAGCGGATATCGAAGCTGCCATAGGTCCAGAGGCGGCCAAGATAGCGAGGAAACAGTTGGGTCAGAGCGAGGGCAGCGTCAGCCTCAGCCTCGTGAAAGAGCAGGCCTTCGGCGG GAGAAGAGCTTGA
- the REXO4 gene encoding RNA exonuclease 4 isoform 4 (isoform 4 is encoded by transcript variant 4) translates to MGSKKKPKIIQQNKKETSPQVKGEEMPAGKDQEASRGSVPSGSKMDRRAPVPRTKASGTEHNKKGTKERTNGDIVPERGDIEHKKRKAKEAAPAPPTEEDIWFDDVDPADIEAAIGPEAAKIARKQLGQSEGSVSLSLVKEQAFGGLTRALALDCEMVGVGPKGEESMAARVSIVNQYGKCVYDKYVKPTEPVTDYRTAVSGIRPENLKQGEELEVVQKEVAEMLKGRILVGHALHNDLKVLFLDHPKKKIRDTQKYKPFKSQVKSGRPSLRLLSEKILGLQVQQAEHCSIQDAQAAMRLYVMVKKEWESMARDRRPLLTAPDHCSDDA, encoded by the exons ATGGGTTCCAAAAAGAAGCCCAAAATTAtccagcaaaacaaaaaagagacctCGCCTCAAGTGAAGGGAGAGGAGATGCCGGCAGGAAAAGACCAGGAGGCCAGCAGGGGCTCTGTTCCTTCAGGTTCCAAGATGGACAGGAGGGCGCCAGTACCTCGCACCAAGGCCAGTGGAACAGAGCACAATAAGAAAGGAACCAAGGAAAGGACAAATGGTGATATTGTTCCAGAACGAGGGGACATCGAGCATAAGAAGCGGAAAGCTAAGgaggcagccccagccccacccaccgA GGAAGACATCTGGTTTGACGACGTGGACCCAGCGGATATCGAAGCTGCCATAGGTCCAGAGGCGGCCAAGATAGCGAGGAAACAGTTGGGTCAGAGCGAGGGCAGCGTCAGCCTCAGCCTCGTGAAAGAGCAGGCCTTCGGCGG CCTGACAAGAGCCTTAGCCTTGGACTGTGAGATGGTGGGCGTGGGCCCTAAGGGGGAGGAGAGCATGGCCGCCCGTGTGTCCATCGTGAACCAGTATGGGAAGTGCGTTTATGACAAGTACGTCAAACCAACCGAGCCCGTGACGGACTATAGGACAGCGGTCAGTGGGATTCGGCCTGAGAACCTCAAGCAGG GAGAAGAGCTTGAAGTTGTTCAGAAGGAAGTGGCAGAGATGCTGAAGGGCAGAATTCTAGTGGGGCACGCTCTGCATAATGACCTAAAG gtacTATTTCTTGATCATCCAAAAAAGAAGATTCGggacacacagaaatataaaccTTTCAAGAGTCAAGTAAAG AGTGGAAGGCCGTCTCTGAGACTACTTTCAGAGAAGATCCTTGGGCTCCAGGTCCAGCAGGCGGAGCACTGTTCA ATTCAGGATGCCCAGGCAGCAATGAGGCTGTACGTCATGGTGAAGAAGGAGTGGGAGAGCATGGCCCGAGACAGGCGCCCCCTGCTGACTGCTCCAGACCACTGCAGTGACGACGCCTAG
- the REXO4 gene encoding RNA exonuclease 4 isoform 1 (isoform 1 is encoded by transcript variant 1): MGKAKVPASKRAPSSPVAKPGPVKTLTRKKNKKKKRFWKSKAREVSKKPASGPGAVVRPPKAPEDFSQNWKALQEWLLKQKSQAPEKPLVISQMGSKKKPKIIQQNKKETSPQVKGEEMPAGKDQEASRGSVPSGSKMDRRAPVPRTKASGTEHNKKGTKERTNGDIVPERGDIEHKKRKAKEAAPAPPTEEDIWFDDVDPADIEAAIGPEAAKIARKQLGQSEGSVSLSLVKEQAFGGLTRALALDCEMVGVGPKGEESMAARVSIVNQYGKCVYDKYVKPTEPVTDYRTAVSGIRPENLKQGEELEVVQKEVAEMLKGRILVGHALHNDLKVLFLDHPKKKIRDTQKYKPFKSQVKSGRPSLRLLSEKILGLQVQQAEHCSIQDAQAAMRLYVMVKKEWESMARDRRPLLTAPDHCSDDA; the protein is encoded by the exons ATGGGGAAGGCGAAGGTCCCCGCCTCCAAGCGCGCCCCGAGCAGCCCCGTGGCTAAGCCGGGTCCTGTCAAGACGCTCACTcggaagaaaaacaagaagaaaaaaaggttttggAAAAGCAAGGCGCGGGAAGTAAGCAAGAAGCCAGCAAGCGGCCCCGGTGCTGTGGTGCGACCTCCAAAGGCACCAGAAGACTTTTCTCAAAACTGGAAGGCGCTGCAAGAG TGGCTGCTGAAACAAAAATCTCAGGCCCCAGAAAAGCCTCTTGTCATCTCTCAGATGGGTTCCAAAAAGAAGCCCAAAATTAtccagcaaaacaaaaaagagacctCGCCTCAAGTGAAGGGAGAGGAGATGCCGGCAGGAAAAGACCAGGAGGCCAGCAGGGGCTCTGTTCCTTCAGGTTCCAAGATGGACAGGAGGGCGCCAGTACCTCGCACCAAGGCCAGTGGAACAGAGCACAATAAGAAAGGAACCAAGGAAAGGACAAATGGTGATATTGTTCCAGAACGAGGGGACATCGAGCATAAGAAGCGGAAAGCTAAGgaggcagccccagccccacccaccgA GGAAGACATCTGGTTTGACGACGTGGACCCAGCGGATATCGAAGCTGCCATAGGTCCAGAGGCGGCCAAGATAGCGAGGAAACAGTTGGGTCAGAGCGAGGGCAGCGTCAGCCTCAGCCTCGTGAAAGAGCAGGCCTTCGGCGG CCTGACAAGAGCCTTAGCCTTGGACTGTGAGATGGTGGGCGTGGGCCCTAAGGGGGAGGAGAGCATGGCCGCCCGTGTGTCCATCGTGAACCAGTATGGGAAGTGCGTTTATGACAAGTACGTCAAACCAACCGAGCCCGTGACGGACTATAGGACAGCGGTCAGTGGGATTCGGCCTGAGAACCTCAAGCAGG GAGAAGAGCTTGAAGTTGTTCAGAAGGAAGTGGCAGAGATGCTGAAGGGCAGAATTCTAGTGGGGCACGCTCTGCATAATGACCTAAAG gtacTATTTCTTGATCATCCAAAAAAGAAGATTCGggacacacagaaatataaaccTTTCAAGAGTCAAGTAAAG AGTGGAAGGCCGTCTCTGAGACTACTTTCAGAGAAGATCCTTGGGCTCCAGGTCCAGCAGGCGGAGCACTGTTCA ATTCAGGATGCCCAGGCAGCAATGAGGCTGTACGTCATGGTGAAGAAGGAGTGGGAGAGCATGGCCCGAGACAGGCGCCCCCTGCTGACTGCTCCAGACCACTGCAGTGACGACGCCTAG